One window of the Eucalyptus grandis isolate ANBG69807.140 chromosome 6, ASM1654582v1, whole genome shotgun sequence genome contains the following:
- the LOC104450528 gene encoding chalcone--flavonone isomerase, which yields MAPPPSVPVSEVQVESVKFPPSVKPPGSAKTLFLGGAGARGLEIQGKFIKFTAIGVYLEDAALPSLAAKWSGKSAEELADSVEFFRDVVTGPFEKFSRVTMILPLTGAQYAEKVTENCVKYWQSVGTYTDAEAVAVEKFREVFKDQSFPPGASILFTLSPNGSLTIALSEDGSVPEASNTVIENRQLTEAIFESMIGKHGVSPEAKTSLASRISELLKDCEKKADEVDKIAAPKAAAAKVNVA from the exons ATGGCGCCGCCCCCTTCCGTCCCCGTCAGCGAGGTCCAGGTCGAGTCCGTCAAGTTCCCGCCCTCCGTCAAGCCGCCTGGCTCCGCCAAGACCCTCTTCCTCGGCGGCGCAG GGGCGAGAGGCCTGGAGATCCAGGGGAAGTTCATCAAGTTCACGGCGATCGGGGTCTACCTGGAGGACGCGGCGCTGCCGTCGCTCGCCGCCAAGTGGAGCGGCAAGAGCGCGGAGGAGCTGGCCGACTCCGTCGAGTTCTTCCGAGACGTCGTCACAG GTCCATTCGAGAAATTCTCCCGGGTGACCATGATATTGCCATTGACGGGAGCTCAATACGCAGAGAAGGTCACCGAGAACTGCGTCAAATACTGGCAATCCGTTGGAACCTACACTGATGCCGAGGCTGTTGCGGTTGAGAAATTCCGCGAGGTTTTCAAGGACCAATCCTTCCCGCCCGGCGCCTCGATTCTATTCACACTATCGCCCAACGGATCATTGACG ATTGCATTGTCTGAAGATGGATCCGTGCCCGAAGCCTCGAACACGGTGATCGAGAACAGACAACTCACGGAGGCGATATTCGAGTCGATGATCGGCAAGCACGGCGTATCTCCTGAAGCTAAGACGAGCCTGGCCTCGAGGATTAGTGAACTCCTGAAGGACTGCGAGAAGAAGGCGGATGAAGTCGACAAGATTGCAGCCCcgaaggcggcggcggccaaAGTCAACGTCGCGTAG